GTTTCGACCGCCTGGGCGAGCGTCTGGGCCGCGCCGTCGTGGAAGTAGGGGTAGGTCAGCTTGACGTTTATGAGCGTTGGCACCTTGAAGTTGAAAGAGCGCCAAGCCCTGTGCCTGCGGATCGATGCCGAGCAGATACAGCCTGTCCTTGAAGGCGATTTCGAGGATATGGAACTGTGCGGCTTGCTGCTCGGCCCGATGGAGAGGTGCCCGAAGCTTCCGGTTGAGCGGCAGGGAAGCCGACAGGGTTCTGATGACGCTTGCCGGCGTTCTCCAATACCGGTTTTGTATTTGCTGTACCGGGACCAGATGTCGTCTTCATCCATCGTCAGTGAATGGGCACACTGGATTCCCGCTTTGATCATGGAAGCTCTGGAGGCGAGCTGGTTCCGAAGAGCGTCAACCATAATGACTTGTTAAGTATAGCGAATGATCCGGTATCTCTTGATGCTCCCTTCCTTATTCAGGATTGCAGTAGTCGCTTACTTTTCTCCTGATTTTTTGTCTTTGATTTGCATTTATGTGAGCGTAAAAAAGCGGTCTGGTCTTGCATAAGTGCTCAGGTTTTCTTATATAACCATATAAGCATATAGCGCCTCTTACTTTTTGATGCTTTGCCATTCATCTGCTCAATAGTTTTCGATTAGTTCTGGCGGATAATGCTTTTTCCCGATTTCTGTATTCAACGGTAAATCTCTATTTGAAACTTATGGGAAATACGATTTCTCGCAGGACTTTCAACAGGTTGCTGATTTCCGGTCTTGCCGGTTCATCATTGCTGATGTCCGGGGGGCCTCTGATGGCATCTGCTCCGAAGGCTCACGTCGTGGTGATCGGTGGTGGTTTTGGCGGGGCTACGGTTGCGCGCTATCTCAGGCAGCTTGATCCATCGATTTCGGTGACCCTTGTCGAGCCCAAAAAGGTTTTTCATACCTGCCCGATGAGCAACTGGGTGATCGGGGGTCTTTTTTCGATGCAGAATACCGCCCATACTTACCATGCTTTACGGAGCCGTTATGGCGTGGAAGTCGTGCAGGAGATGGCAACAGGTATCGATCCGGTGAAGAAAACCGTGAAGCTGAAGGGCGGACGCATGCTTTCGTACGACCGTCTGGTGGTTTCGCCGGGTGTCGATTTTATCTGGGATGCCATCGAAGGCTATAGCCGGGATGTAGCCGAATCGAGCATGCCTTATGCCTGGGAGGCTGGTCCACAGACGCTTCTGTTGCGCAGGCAGCTTCTCGGCATGAAAGATGGTGAAAACGTGATCATCTGCGCTCCGAAAAACCCCTTCCGCTGCCCGGCTGCGCCCTACGAGCGGGCAAGCCTCATTGCGTACTATCTGAAAAAGAGCAAGCCGAAATCGAAAGTCATCATTCTCGACGACAAGGAGGTTTTTACCAAGCAGGATCTGTTCATGCTTGGCTGGGATCGGCTCTATCGCGGAAAGATCGAGTGGCGGTCGGCCTCCGCAGGAGGAAAGGTTGAGCGTCTCGATCCAGCGAAGATGACTGTTGCGACCGAGTTCGGTGATGAAAAGGGTGGCGTGATCAACGTTATTCCTCCCCAGAAGGCGGGTCGCATTGCTGTTGAAACCGGACTCGCCGACACTTCCGGATGGTGCCCGGTCAATCCTGCGAATTTCGAATCGCTTCAGCATCCTGGTATTCATGTCATCGGGGATGCGGCACTGGTTGGAACGATGCCCAAATCGGGAACGGCGGCCAATACCCAGGCCAAGGCGCTTGCCGCGTGGCTGGTTGCTTCGTTCGGTGGCGGCAATGCCGGTGAGCATGATCTGGCCAGTCTCTGCTACAGCCTGCTCGCTCCCGGTTACGCGATCTCTGTCGCAGGCGGCTACATCCAGAGCCCCGAGGGGATCAAGGACAATCCCGATACCGTCCACCTGACCTCAATGGAGGCGACAACCGCCCAGCTTGCCGGAGAGGCAGAGCAGGCGCTCCAGTGGTATCACAATATTTCACAGGACACCTGGGGTTGAGTATTTCAGGAAGTGGCGCGTGGTTTTGCCGCGGGTGATCACGGATTTTCGTTAAAACAGGTATTCAACTCACTAAACAAGAGAGGACATATGAAGTCTTCAGGCATTATTGCGGCAGCGGCCGTTCTGCTGCTGCCATCTCTCGGCAAAGCGGCGGCTCCGGCAGCGGTCGACTCTTCTGTCGAGAAGGGCAAGGCGCTCGCGCTCGACACAAACAAAGGGAATTGCATCGCCTGCCACATGATGGGCGACGGAGAGTTTCCCGGGAATTACGGCCCGCCCCTCAGCCAGATGAAAGAGCGTTATCCCGACAGGGCTGTTCTGCGCAAGCAGGTCTGGGATGCGTCGGCCATCAACCCGAAAAGTATTATGCCTCCGTTTGGCAAAAACGGTATTCTGAATGATTCCGAAATCGACAACATTGTCGATTATCTCTACACGCTCTGAGGTCACCATTTTTCAATCAATGCCCCGTGCGCGGGGTCAAACCACTAACACTCTTTTTAGAGGAGGATCATATGGGTATTTCCCGCAGAGATTTTTGCAGAACGATAGCGGGCTCGGCAGCATCTTTTGCCGTTCTCGCCGTCATGCCGGGCAGGCTTCTTGCCAGCTGGAACGAGAAGGCGTTTTCTGCCAGCAAGCTCGATGAGGCCATCGCAGCGAAGTTCGGTTCGCTGCCGATAGAGGATTCAACGGCAATCCAGATCAAAGCTCCTGAAATCGCAGAGAATGGTGCTTTCGTGCCGGTTTCGGTATCGACAACCATTCCGGGTGCAACCAACATCAGCATCTTCACGCCGGCCAACTTCAGCCCGATGATCGCTTCGTTCGATGTGCTGCCGCGCATGATTCCCGATGTCTCGCTTCGCATGAGAATGGCCAAAACCTCCAATCTGGTTGTGATCGTCCAGGCTGGCGGCAAGCTCTACCGCGCGACCCGTGAGGTCAAGGTGACCATTGGCGGCTGTGGCGGATAATCGAAAACCATTCAAAACCATTTCAGGAGTGAAACCATGAAAATCAAAGCAGTAGTCCAGAATAATATCGTCTCGGTCAAGGTACTGATTCCGCATCCGATGGATACCGGACGCGTGAAAGATCAGGCAGGAGCGCTCATTCCGGCTCATTTCATCACCGAGGTAACAGCAACCATTGGCGGGGATACCGTTTTCCACGCTGAACTTGGCTCTGGCGTCTCGAAGGACCCCTATCTTTCGTTCCAGTTCAAGGGCGCCAAAGCAGGTGACATGCTCAAGGTCTCCTGGGTTGACAATAAAGGCGCTTCGGAAACTGCGGAGGCTGCCATTACGGCGATGTAATCCCCAATCACAGGAGAACCCATCCATGAAAAAAACAATTCAGCGGGGGCTGTTTACCGGTGCACTCGTTCTGATGACGGCCATGACGGCGAAGCCGGCTAACGCGGAGGTCAATTACCAGGCACTGGTCGATGCGGATGTCAAGGCGTTCCAGGGCTTTTTCCGCAAGGAGTTTCCCGATGTGAAGCTTGAAGATTTCGGAAACGGCGTCTATGCGCTTGACGAAGATGCCCGCAAGCAGTGGAAGGAGATGGAGGAGTTTCCTCCCTATGAACTCGATGTCGAGGCGGGCAAGGCGCTCTTCAACAAACCCTTCGCCAATGGCAAATCGCTGGCGAGTTGTTTTCCGAACGGGGGAGCCGTGCGCGGCATGTATCCCTACTTCGACGAGAAGCGCAAAGAGGTGGTAACGCTCGAAATGGCGATCAACGAATGCCGGGTCGCTAATGGCGAGAAGCCTTATGCGTGGGAAAAAGGGGACATTGCAAGGGTTTCCGCCTACATCGCTTCGATAAGCCGCGGTCAGAAGGTTGACGTCAAGGTCAAGAGCAAGGCGGCTTACGATGCCTACATGAAGGGCAAGAAGTTTTTCTACGCCAAGCGCGGTCAGCTCAACATGTCGTGCTCGGGCTGCCACATGGAGTATGCCGGGCGCCATCTGAGGGCGGAAATCATCAGCCCGGCACTTGGACACACCACCCACTTCCCGGTGTTCCGCTCCAAGTGGGGCGAAATCGGCACGCTGCACAGACGCTATGCCGGCTGCAGCAACAACATTGGCGCCAAGCCGTTTGCTCCCCAGAGCGAAGAGTATCGCGATCTGGAATTTTTCCAGACAGTCATGTCAAACGGCCTGAAGTACAATGGCCCGGCATCAAGAAAATAAGAAGGAGAAACCATGAAAAAAGTGTTATCGCTCTTGAGTATGCTGGTGCTCACGCCTTCTGCTTCGCTGCTGCTGGCTGAGCCAGCGCCTGCAGCCCCGGCGGCGTCATCTTCGCCGCTGATCGAACAGGCCGAGGCGGCTCGCAAGGAGGCCGACGCCCTCGGTTACGAGTGGCGTGATACGGCCAAGATTCTCGATTCAGCCCGAGAGGCTCTCCAGAGAGGCGATCAGGCGGAGTCCGACAAGCTCGCCTCAAAAGCTCTTTTCCAGGCTCGAGCGGCCAAAGCGCAGGCGCAGTTCATGGACAAGAACTGGCAAATGATGATTCCTAAAAACTGACCATCATCGTGGCGCCGGTTCGAGACTGGCGTCACCCTTTTGATTTTTTTACGGGCGCTTCTCACGCATTGTCGCGAAAATTCCGGCAACAGCCAGAAGGGGAGGGCAGAGAGGCTGGAGTTCCGGAATGTTTCGGGACGAGCCTTTCGAGGCCGACTCTCGCCGCGTCAAGGTAACAAGAGGCTTCACAAACGTTTACGGCAACTCTAACCGCCATTTATTTATGAACCTGTCACGACGTGAGTTTCTCCGCATTCTCGGATTCGCCGGGGCCGCAGGTATGCTGCCGAACCTGGCATCTGCAACCAAAGCTTCATCCGACCTTTACGATTTCGGACGTTTCGGCGATATCCGCCTGATGCATATCACCGATACCCATGCGCAGCTGATGCCGATCTACTACCGCGAGCCGAGCATGAATCTCGGTCTCGGCTCGGCCTTCGGACGTCCGCCCCATCTGGTGACGGAGGCGTTCCTGAAGTATTACGGCATCACGCCCGGCACGCCGCTGGCTCACGCGTTTACGGCGATCAATTACACCGAGGCGGCGCAGCGGTTCGGAAAGGTTGGCGGTTTCGCGCATCTGAAAACGCTTGTTGACAGGATGCGCGGTGATTTCGGGGCTGACAAGACACTCCTGCTCGATGGCGGCGACACCTGGCAGGGTTCCGGAACGGCTTTTTGGAGCCGCGGCATGGACATGGTCGAGGCCTGCAATCTGCTCGGCGTGGATGTTATGACCGGGCACTGGGAGTTCACCTATCTCGAAGATGAGGTGCTCAAGAACCTCGCGGCCTTCAAAGGGGACTTCGTGGCGCAGAATATCAAGGTCAAGGAGGAGGCGCTCTTCAGCGGCGCGAAGGCGTTCGACGAGAACACCGGGCATGCCTTCCGTCCCTACGTCGTCAAAACGCTGGGCAAGCATCGCGTGGCTGTTATCGGACAGGCGTTTCCCTACACGCCGATCGCCAATCCGGCAAGATTCATACCCGACTGGACTTTTGGTATCAATGCGAGAGACATGCAGGAGCTTGTCGATTCCGTTCGGGCCAAAGAGAAGCCGGATGCGGTTGTACTGATCTCGCACAACGGCATGGATGTCGATATCAAGCTCGCCGAAGTGGTCAGTGGCATCGATGTGATTTTCGGTGGTCACACGCATGACGGCGTGCCGCAGCCCTTCATCGTCAAGAACGCCAGGGGGCGTACTCTCGTGACCAACGCCGGATCAAACGGCAAGTTTCTCGGCGTCATCGATTTGAAGCTCGGTGATGGCGGCGTCAAGGAGTTCAAGTACAAGTTGCTTCCCGTGTTCGCCAACGAGCTTCCGGCGCATCAGGGAATGCAGTCACTGATCGATAAAATCCGCGCGCCGTATCTCGACAAGCTCCGGGAGCCGCTGGCCACCGCCGGATCGCTGCTCTACCGGCGCGGCAACTTCGACGGCCCCTTTGACCAGATCATCTGCGACGCGCTTCGCCAGCGCAACGACGCGCAGATTTCGCTTTCGCCCGGTTTCCGCTGGGGTACGACCATCCTGCCTGGCCAGACCATCACGATGGAGCACGTACTCGACCAGACCTGCATGACCTATCCCGAAACGTACGTGCGCGACATGACCGGCCAGCAGATCAAGGACATTCTCGAAGATGTTGCCGACAACCTCTTTAACCGCGATCCCTTCTACCAGCAGGGCGGCGACATGGTGCGCACTGGCGGCCTCGACTACCGGATCGACCCGACGGCTACAATGGGCAAGCGCATCGACAACATGCGGCTTGAAAACGGCACGCCGGTTGAGGCCTCGAAAAACTATCGTGTCGCGGGCTGGGCGACCGTTGGAGCAAAATCTCCCGGCGAGCCGGTCTGGGATACCGTGGTCGCGTATCTGAAAGACAAGAAAGTGGTCGAGGTTACAAAGCTTCATACGCCAGAACTGAAAAACGTTGGCAGCAACCCCGGCATCGATCGGTCTTGAGGCGAGTATCGTCAGTGGACGAGGCTGTTGCAGAAACGAAATCGCGACTGATGCTCGTTTTTGTTCTGAACGGAGGGCTGGAATGCCTATCCTCTGGCAAGCAACAGATTTTTGCTGTTGAGTACCTTGTTTTCTTTCTGAAAGAGCCTGTTGGCGGACTTCTTTTGTTTTGAAAAGCTCAATCCATGAATGGTTTATGAAATCCATAAAGACATTTTTCGCCACATCTTTCATGGCGCTTTCGATGCTTGGCGCGGTTCCTGTTGCAAGGACCTTTGCAGCGGGACCTTCCGCAAGTCCCGCGGTCGCGGGCAAAATGGCACCGGCGTTCACACTCAAGACGCTCGAAGGCAAAGAGCTGAACAGCTCGCAGCTTGCCGGGAGGCCCTATATAGTCAATTTTTTCGCCTCGTGGTGCCCACCCTGCCGTGAGGAGCTGCCCGGCATGGTGGCATTGCAGAAAAAGTATGCCAAGCAGGGCTTTACCTTTGTTGGCATCGCTTTTCGGGATCGTCCGGCGACCTTGCCTGATTTTCTCTGGGAGATGGGCGTCGAGTATCCGGTTGGCCTGACCACTCCCGAACTCGAAGCAGCATTCGGCAAGTTTATGCCTGGCGGCAAAATCCGGGTGATTCCGGCAACCTTTGTCGTCGGTCGCGATGGCAAGCTGATCAATGCTGTCAGTGGAGGTCTCGTCAAAGAGGATTTCGAGTCGCTCATCCTCAAAGCGATCGGCAGCAGACCTTCAAAATAATTTTTGAGACGGCTCTTTGCTGATTTGTCCCTCCGAAAACCGCCCCAATGCCTTTTTTACTTTCTGGACCGGCACCCCGCTGACCGGTTCAGAGAATCTCGCCTCAACTGAATTTCCGCGTTTCATCGCCAGCTATCATAGTGCCTCGTTCCGGACTGGCTGAAAAGTTTATGAATTGTTTCTGACTTGCCTTTCTGGTTTGTGTTTGATATATTTATTTTTTCAATAAGTAATGCAGTTATATAGTTGATTCATTTGGCCGCCGGTGATGACGGGTGTCTGCAAAAGATGCCTTTGTTCGTCGTGTCGCACCGGGATTGCAAATGAGCTTGAAAACAGGCATTTGTGTTGGCCAGCACTCTCCTTCCGGAACCAAGTCGATCATTCTGGAGGGATTTTTGCGCAGATTATGTTTAACGATTGTTATAGAGCGACCTGTTGAAATGACGCATCGTTATGATGCCTTGGGCCGTGTCTCTGTTGCTTTTCCCATTTCAACTCAAAACAACAAGCGCTGGAGGCTGCGAGTATGTCTAAAAAAATCGTCGTATTGGGAGCGGGTACCGCCGGAACGATTGTCTCGAACAATCTGAGGCGTCACCTCCCGGCAGACTGGGAAATCACGGTTATCGATCGTGATGACGACCACATTTATCAGCCGGGTCTTCTGTTCGTGCCGTTCGGAGTTCAGAAATCGAGCACTCTGGTCAAATCGAGGAAGAAGTACATTACTGCGGGTATCAATTTCGTCATGGATGAAATCACCCATATCGATCCGGAAAAGAAAGAGGTCAAGACCAAAAACCACACGTTTACCTACGACTTTCTCGTTATCAGTACCGGTTGCCGTATCGCTCCGGAAGAGAATGAGGGTTTGATGGAGGCCTGGGGCAAGAATGCCTTCACCTTCTACTACAAGGAGGCGGCTGATCAGCTCAGGCTGCGCCTGAAAGAGTTCGATGGTGGAAAGCTGGTCATGAACATCGCCGAGCTGCCGTTCAAATGCCCGGTGGCGCCGATCGAGTTTGTCTTTATGGCGGACTGGTTCCTGAAAAAGAAGGGGGTCAGGAACAAATCGGAAATCGAGCTGGTCACGCCGTTGCCGATGGCCTTCACCAAGCCCAAGGCAGCTGCGGTATTCACCGAGTCGGCGAGGGAGAAAAACATCAAGATCACCACGAGCTTCGAGCTCAACCGTGTCGATGGCAAGGAGAAATTCATCGAGTCAGTACAGGGCGACAAGGTGAAGTATGATACCCTGGTTATTGTGCCGACCACGATCGGTGATCCGGTAATCAGCAACTCCGGTATCGACGACGGTATCGGTTACGTGCCAACGCACCACAATACGCTCAAGGCGCTCAAGCACGATGGTGTCTATGTGATCGGCGACGCCACCAACGTACCGACCTCAAAGGCCGGTTCGGTTGCACACTACGAGGCGGACGTCGTGGTCTTCAACATCATGGCCGAAATCTATGGCGCCAAGCCGGAGGAGATTTTCGATGGCCACTCGACCTGCTTCATCGTCTATTCGAAAGGCACCGCCTCGCTGATCGACTTCAATTACAAAATCGAGCCGTTGCCGGGCAAGTTCCCGATGCCAAAGCTTGGGCCATTCTCACTGTTGAAGGAGACCAAGATGAACTGGTATGGCAAGCTCGCCTTCGAGCCGCTCTACTGGAACGTCCTGCTCGATGGCAAACACCTTGGTATGCCTCCTACCCTTGTTATGGCCGGTAAAGAGGTCGGATAAGGTTTTTTTGCTGCCGCAGCCGGATTTTCCAGCCGGGGGTTTGTTGAAAAGCAGACTCCCGGCTGTTTTTTGTTGTCAACGCCAATCTTTTGGAACGTTTGGGAAACAATGTTTCCAAACGCTATCAAATTTCTCTGGAGGTGGCCGATGGTTGCCGGGTACACGCTGTTGTCATTCCGGTGGGGGAGGATAATATCACAAATGTGACGAAGGATGGAGGTGGTGTTTCATATGCAGTGTGGTCCGCCTTCAGCAACATCTAACCGGCAGAATTTTCTTTCAACCAGGCCTCTGCATCTTGAAGGTTCATGAACGGCATCATCGTGAACGGAAGCTTTTTGTACTCAGCTTCTTCACAAAAAAACTTGATAAGTGTGTACCGGAAGCTGTTTGAGGCGAAAAAAGCGGATTTCTGTTTTGTCGCCTCATGATGCCAAAAATTTTTTATCCTTTCGATCGTTGCAGAGAGATCGATCTCTGAAAATCCGCAGATACAGCCATCCTTAATAACCCACAGCGCATTTTTGTGATGGTATTTGGGGTGCTGCATGAGCGCATCTTGGGCATCGAACAGGTCATTTCGATCGACATGACCGTCAAGTTCTACTCTCAAAAAATGAAAATCATCGTGTACTGTGAACATTGGGCGGGAGTTCAGTAGAATCGAGGTTATGTAAAGGGTATTGCTCTGAGGTACTGCCAAGGATACTACCTTCTACATTATATGAAATCTTTGTAAAAAGTGATAGCAGGTTCAGTAAAAAAATTAACTCGATCCAGGTTTCGGCTCTTCGCAGAATATCGTGGAAAGCTGTGGCTGTAATGGGTAACTTGGCGTAGTCGTGCAATTCAAGCAAGCTAACCACATTGATCAGCCCATGCAGAGCCTGTCGAGCCATTACCACCAACTGTTAGGTCTTCCCTCAAACTGGGAAGTCGAGAACGTCAACTTGTCGATGAGTAGCCGGCAAGTGGAGATCAGACTGGCCTTTACCGGCAAGCAGGGCGAGTGTCCAATCTGCGGCCAATCATGCCTCATCTATGACCATGCCGCTGAGCAGCGGTGGCTTCATCTTGATACCATGCAGTTCGAGACGATCCTGGTGGCCCGTTTGCCTCGTTGCCAATGCAAGGAGCATGGAGTCAAAACCGTTCAGGCGCCATGGGCGGCACGGCATTCTCGTTTCACGTTGCTGTTCGAGAGCTTTGCCGTCGAGCTGTTGTTGCACTGTGCCAATATCAAGGCGGCGTCGCGCCTGTTACGCTTGAACTGGCACACCGTCAATCAAATCATGCGACGCGCCGTTCAGCGAGGATTGGTTCGCCGGAAAGCCGAAACCGTCGAGTATCTGGGTATCGATGAAAAAAGCTTCAAGGCGGGCCAGCATTACGTCACAACGCTGACTGATCTCGGCGAAAGGCGCGTGCTTGAGGTGGTCGAGCATCGCACGACCGAGGCGACCAAAGAGCTGCTTGCATCGCTGAACGACAGGCCCGCAGTGGCGATGGAGACAATCGCGATGATGGTGAGCGTATCCATGATAGTTTCTCGTTTGGTTAACTTGTTGATTTTTAGCGCGTTCTGGTCGCCGCCGCGATATAGACCGTGGCCAGGATGCTGAAAATGTAGGCCTGCACCATGCCAGTCAACAGGCCGAGGATGTTCATCAGCACCGGAAAGACGAGCGGCGAAATCGTCAGCAAAATGACGAGAATCATATCGCCGCTCATCATGTTGCCGAACAGACGCACGGCGAGCGCCATCGTACGGGTGAGTTCGCCGACGATATTGAAGGGAAGCATGATGGGCGTCGGTTCGGCGTAGGTTTTCAGGTAGCCCACAAGGCTGCTCTCCGCGATGCCGAAAAGCGGCACGGCGATGAAGACCGAGAGGGCGAGGGCCGCCGTGGTGGAGAGCGAGCCGGTCGGCGGTTCGTAGCCAGGAATGACCGTGCAGAGGTTCGCCGTGGCGATGAACAGAAAGAGCGCGGCAATGAAGGGCAGATACTTTTCGGGCTTCTGCAGGCCCACCTCGCTGATCTGCCGGTGGGCCATTGTAACAATGATCTCCAGCATGCTCTGCCAGCGCGAAATCGTGATGCCGGTCGAGAGCCGCCGCGTAATGAGCGCCGAGCCGCCTGCGAGCAGTAGCATCAGGGCCCACGTGGTGACGATGGTCAGGTTGAGCTTCAGAAAGCCCGACTGCCACAGAATGACCTCGTCGCTGCTCAGATGCATGGCGTCTCCTCTTTGTCGCGATGCTCCGGTGCACTGTTGCGGCGTCCGAACGCGATGCTCGCCACTTTTGCCGCCACGAAACCGCCGACGGCAAAGAGCAGCCGCACCGGATCGCCAGACGAAATGAGGAGGAATCCGCCGATGACGCTCGCCGTGCGCAGAAGCGTGCTTGTCAGAAACAGCAGCGCCGGGTGCGGCGAGAAGAGTCCCTTTCGCACGGTCAGCCAGAGTCCGCCGAAATAAAACAGCCCCAGCGCAAAGCCGCCGAGTATTGCCAGAAAATTCGTTGTCATGTCACTCCTCCTTGTCGATGTTCCGGTTTTCCTCCGAGACCCAGTGCCAGGCGTTCAGGCAGCCGATCACCACCCCAACGACGATCATGGTTAGCGTCCAGGAGTGGGGCGAAGGGTAGTGCCGGTCGAGCCAGATGCCGACCGCCACGCCGATGAGTGTCGGAATCGCTACCGCCCAGCCGATGATGCCGAACATGGCGAATCCTTCCCAAATGCTTCGGGTCGCGTTCTTTCGCGCCCTGATCTTGCGCAGTTCACTGTCGCCGACACGCTTTTCGAGCGGCTTGTCCTTCGCCGACAATTTTTCCGGTTCGCGCTCATTCATGTTTCAGCTCCATGTAGCGCCGGATGAAACTGCTCTCCAGCTTGGCCATCGTGCTGCGAACGCTGCGCTCGCGCTCGTCGAGATCGAGAAACTGCTGCTTGACTGCCGATTCGAGCTGGCCGAGATCGACCCCGCCAATGGCGTGACGCACGGACACCACCACCTCAGGCCCGGTTTTGACGAGAATACCCTGATCGACCGCGACGAAAGTTTCGCCCTCATCGTGAGTCTTGTACATCAGGATGCCTGGCACGAGCGGTGCGATGCAGTCAAGCCGGTTGGGCAGGAAACCGTAGGAGCCCAGCTCCGTTTCGGCGACGATGTTCAGCACCCGCTCTTTGATGGCGAACACTCTGTAGGGCAGGAGAATTTTCAGGCGCATCGAGTCGGCAAGC
The nucleotide sequence above comes from Chlorobaculum tepidum TLS. Encoded proteins:
- a CDS encoding ATP synthase subunit I encodes the protein MTTNFLAILGGFALGLFYFGGLWLTVRKGLFSPHPALLFLTSTLLRTASVIGGFLLISSGDPVRLLFAVGGFVAAKVASIAFGRRNSAPEHRDKEETPCI
- the soxA gene encoding sulfur oxidation c-type cytochrome SoxA; this encodes MKKTIQRGLFTGALVLMTAMTAKPANAEVNYQALVDADVKAFQGFFRKEFPDVKLEDFGNGVYALDEDARKQWKEMEEFPPYELDVEAGKALFNKPFANGKSLASCFPNGGAVRGMYPYFDEKRKEVVTLEMAINECRVANGEKPYAWEKGDIARVSAYIASISRGQKVDVKVKSKAAYDAYMKGKKFFYAKRGQLNMSCSGCHMEYAGRHLRAEIISPALGHTTHFPVFRSKWGEIGTLHRRYAGCSNNIGAKPFAPQSEEYRDLEFFQTVMSNGLKYNGPASRK
- the soxZ gene encoding thiosulfate oxidation carrier complex protein SoxZ, which encodes MKIKAVVQNNIVSVKVLIPHPMDTGRVKDQAGALIPAHFITEVTATIGGDTVFHAELGSGVSKDPYLSFQFKGAKAGDMLKVSWVDNKGASETAEAAITAM
- the soxX gene encoding sulfur oxidation c-type cytochrome SoxX, which produces MKSSGIIAAAAVLLLPSLGKAAAPAAVDSSVEKGKALALDTNKGNCIACHMMGDGEFPGNYGPPLSQMKERYPDRAVLRKQVWDASAINPKSIMPPFGKNGILNDSEIDNIVDYLYTL
- a CDS encoding NAD(P)/FAD-dependent oxidoreductase — protein: MGNTISRRTFNRLLISGLAGSSLLMSGGPLMASAPKAHVVVIGGGFGGATVARYLRQLDPSISVTLVEPKKVFHTCPMSNWVIGGLFSMQNTAHTYHALRSRYGVEVVQEMATGIDPVKKTVKLKGGRMLSYDRLVVSPGVDFIWDAIEGYSRDVAESSMPYAWEAGPQTLLLRRQLLGMKDGENVIICAPKNPFRCPAAPYERASLIAYYLKKSKPKSKVIILDDKEVFTKQDLFMLGWDRLYRGKIEWRSASAGGKVERLDPAKMTVATEFGDEKGGVINVIPPQKAGRIAVETGLADTSGWCPVNPANFESLQHPGIHVIGDAALVGTMPKSGTAANTQAKALAAWLVASFGGGNAGEHDLASLCYSLLAPGYAISVAGGYIQSPEGIKDNPDTVHLTSMEATTAQLAGEAEQALQWYHNISQDTWG
- the soxB gene encoding thiosulfohydrolase SoxB, yielding MNLSRREFLRILGFAGAAGMLPNLASATKASSDLYDFGRFGDIRLMHITDTHAQLMPIYYREPSMNLGLGSAFGRPPHLVTEAFLKYYGITPGTPLAHAFTAINYTEAAQRFGKVGGFAHLKTLVDRMRGDFGADKTLLLDGGDTWQGSGTAFWSRGMDMVEACNLLGVDVMTGHWEFTYLEDEVLKNLAAFKGDFVAQNIKVKEEALFSGAKAFDENTGHAFRPYVVKTLGKHRVAVIGQAFPYTPIANPARFIPDWTFGINARDMQELVDSVRAKEKPDAVVLISHNGMDVDIKLAEVVSGIDVIFGGHTHDGVPQPFIVKNARGRTLVTNAGSNGKFLGVIDLKLGDGGVKEFKYKLLPVFANELPAHQGMQSLIDKIRAPYLDKLREPLATAGSLLYRRGNFDGPFDQIICDALRQRNDAQISLSPGFRWGTTILPGQTITMEHVLDQTCMTYPETYVRDMTGQQIKDILEDVADNLFNRDPFYQQGGDMVRTGGLDYRIDPTATMGKRIDNMRLENGTPVEASKNYRVAGWATVGAKSPGEPVWDTVVAYLKDKKVVEVTKLHTPELKNVGSNPGIDRS
- a CDS encoding type III sulfide quinone reductase, selenoprotein subtype; this translates as MSKKIVVLGAGTAGTIVSNNLRRHLPADWEITVIDRDDDHIYQPGLLFVPFGVQKSSTLVKSRKKYITAGINFVMDEITHIDPEKKEVKTKNHTFTYDFLVISTGCRIAPEENEGLMEAWGKNAFTFYYKEAADQLRLRLKEFDGGKLVMNIAELPFKCPVAPIEFVFMADWFLKKKGVRNKSEIELVTPLPMAFTKPKAAAVFTESAREKNIKITTSFELNRVDGKEKFIESVQGDKVKYDTLVIVPTTIGDPVISNSGIDDGIGYVPTHHNTLKALKHDGVYVIGDATNVPTSKAGSVAHYEADVVVFNIMAEIYGAKPEEIFDGHSTCFIVYSKGTASLIDFNYKIEPLPGKFPMPKLGPFSLLKETKMNWYGKLAFEPLYWNVLLDGKHLGMPPTLVMAGKEVG
- a CDS encoding AtpZ/AtpI family protein, translating into MNEREPEKLSAKDKPLEKRVGDSELRKIRARKNATRSIWEGFAMFGIIGWAVAIPTLIGVAVGIWLDRHYPSPHSWTLTMIVVGVVIGCLNAWHWVSEENRNIDKEE
- a CDS encoding TlpA family protein disulfide reductase translates to MKSIKTFFATSFMALSMLGAVPVARTFAAGPSASPAVAGKMAPAFTLKTLEGKELNSSQLAGRPYIVNFFASWCPPCREELPGMVALQKKYAKQGFTFVGIAFRDRPATLPDFLWEMGVEYPVGLTTPELEAAFGKFMPGGKIRVIPATFVVGRDGKLINAVSGGLVKEDFESLILKAIGSRPSK
- a CDS encoding helix-turn-helix domain-containing protein, whose translation is MQSLSSHYHQLLGLPSNWEVENVNLSMSSRQVEIRLAFTGKQGECPICGQSCLIYDHAAEQRWLHLDTMQFETILVARLPRCQCKEHGVKTVQAPWAARHSRFTLLFESFAVELLLHCANIKAASRLLRLNWHTVNQIMRRAVQRGLVRRKAETVEYLGIDEKSFKAGQHYVTTLTDLGERRVLEVVEHRTTEATKELLASLNDRPAVAMETIAMMVSVSMIVSRLVNLLIFSAFWSPPRYRPWPGC
- the soxY gene encoding thiosulfate oxidation carrier protein SoxY; this encodes MGISRRDFCRTIAGSAASFAVLAVMPGRLLASWNEKAFSASKLDEAIAAKFGSLPIEDSTAIQIKAPEIAENGAFVPVSVSTTIPGATNISIFTPANFSPMIASFDVLPRMIPDVSLRMRMAKTSNLVVIVQAGGKLYRATREVKVTIGGCGG
- a CDS encoding F0F1 ATP synthase subunit A: MHLSSDEVILWQSGFLKLNLTIVTTWALMLLLAGGSALITRRLSTGITISRWQSMLEIIVTMAHRQISEVGLQKPEKYLPFIAALFLFIATANLCTVIPGYEPPTGSLSTTAALALSVFIAVPLFGIAESSLVGYLKTYAEPTPIMLPFNIVGELTRTMALAVRLFGNMMSGDMILVILLTISPLVFPVLMNILGLLTGMVQAYIFSILATVYIAAATRTR